The following coding sequences lie in one Paenibacillus durus ATCC 35681 genomic window:
- a CDS encoding DUF6985 domain-containing protein, with protein MKINDAVFGELEYDYVWSRNTTIEFCGKEADIALMVDGDDDGEFSEKQYASYHSLIENWGHLQQSILQPILDYYKQKRFELGYDVSYNENYPLIDTIGELLKNIRLVGIYVPSARRFEGRYIGLTFDCKWDVENGVGIRLIDEEVAKVGYQDVAL; from the coding sequence GTGAAAATTAATGATGCGGTTTTCGGTGAACTTGAATATGATTATGTGTGGAGTAGGAATACTACCATTGAATTTTGTGGAAAAGAAGCCGATATTGCTTTAATGGTAGACGGTGATGACGATGGTGAATTTAGTGAAAAACAGTATGCTTCGTATCATTCTTTAATAGAAAACTGGGGGCATCTTCAACAAAGTATTTTGCAACCAATTTTAGATTATTACAAACAAAAACGTTTTGAGCTTGGATATGATGTTTCATACAATGAGAATTACCCCTTAATTGATACCATCGGCGAACTTCTAAAAAATATCAGGCTAGTAGGGATTTATGTACCTTCTGCGAGACGCTTTGAAGGCAGATATATCGGACTAACGTTTGACTGTAAATGGGACGTGGAAAATGGGGTTGGTATACGTCTAATAGATGAAGAAGTCGCTAAGGTAGGATACCAAGATGTTGCCCTTTAA
- a CDS encoding HNH endonuclease → MPPAFRQTEFASSYEARYNQTPSPDNRTVSFEGQRGESKCILKPPPDPVLKKILDESGIDGINYKNAVPDFSPLAKAQLEIDHMVGGVGSNGTKARTTNFKQADIKLAEQLNNSPELASQFGLTPGKIKAGDIADIREDFKLTWHELNDGKTMQLVPSEINSKFGHLGGVGEINAGAFKPGGFANN, encoded by the coding sequence ATTCCGCCTGCCTTCAGACAAACTGAATTTGCCAGTTCATATGAAGCTAGATATAATCAAACACCATCCCCTGATAATCGAACGGTTAGTTTCGAAGGACAAAGGGGCGAATCTAAATGTATCTTAAAACCACCACCAGACCCTGTGTTGAAGAAAATATTAGACGAATCTGGTATTGATGGTATAAATTATAAGAATGCAGTACCTGATTTTTCGCCTTTAGCAAAAGCACAATTGGAAATTGACCACATGGTAGGTGGAGTTGGCAGTAATGGAACTAAAGCTAGAACTACTAATTTTAAACAAGCAGATATAAAATTGGCTGAACAGCTTAATAACTCGCCTGAGTTGGCAAGTCAATTTGGGTTGACCCCGGGAAAAATTAAAGCAGGAGACATTGCAGATATTCGTGAAGATTTTAAGTTAACATGGCACGAATTAAATGATGGGAAAACGATGCAACTTGTACCATCAGAAATTAATAGCAAATTCGGACATCTAGGCGGCGTAGGAGAGATAAACGCAGGAGCGTTTAAGCCGGGGGGATTTGCAAACAATTAG
- a CDS encoding GH-E family nuclease, producing the protein MIHYHQLKVVSPFYIQRITDLTLEWKPGEHGRMTLHAISEEARQTSAVLGASAEDEIHLFYSEDGQDLPLFKGTVSHVALSHIQGVHQVVIEGVSSSYQMDIEKKKRSFPEANQTYPELVSKVMQDYPNSDALPSAGEQGAVGDAILQYDETDWELLKRLASRLQAVIVCDILEAAGPKIYFGMPQGTARTLPEGTAYTARKNLTAYKRAGGVEAGLHDTDFFEYEVETGERYAIGDQVRYLNKDMIVSGVAARMDKGVLRFTYTLSRPEGVRSLELGNARMAGLSLEGEVLDVRGEEVKLRLDIDKDDGKADPYWYPFAPVTGSAMYSMPKPGTKASLYFPNAQGSRAMIVSAVRTNGEGCAKTGDPNNRYFGTEHGSELKLAPDMIQIMGDPGGTLQLSLSDATGVELKSPKKLTLTAGKELTLFTPKKITIRSTSLIMAYQKGAKAGLSVENEYHLLGTTVQAKGSDQTSYPPFDDEPKAAEPPPPPPPEPFNWGKLLKNVAIGLAVVAAVTAVAVLSVATLGTATMVMVGVGAAVAGSLAVGSKAVSDIRRGEVSSMLDYATTGLREASIGAVCGAIFGPFGTGGTLLTRMAAGGADGAFSSAVSQLMSGEKVNWGEVALAGGIGFAMAGLLDAEVLGAIGTGIGKIGGKASAWVKDGFSSVMNGFGKAVQKLKNAGSELAGTISRGSSYLNPKNYQLQEFAFVGGPSGGFRFAKVGDEPLVGSAGRGTKGSGGGTPPKPNKPPEKPLEAGGTGNVPEGYYQDASGRWHRPDGGYASNKEVGLPEPNGLTKRLEYMGDTPGKNSRTGKEVIERMKNEVPPKIRATRDGEMEFMASDGKWYPLDQADMAHLTDAVSWWNSTGRYYGTKSPEVREWMLDSNNYVLDHYSLNRSAGAKLNETYLPPDK; encoded by the coding sequence ATGATCCATTATCATCAGCTCAAGGTCGTCTCCCCTTTTTACATACAGCGTATTACGGATCTGACTCTGGAGTGGAAGCCGGGGGAACATGGCCGGATGACCCTTCACGCCATCAGTGAGGAAGCGCGTCAGACGTCTGCTGTCCTGGGGGCTTCCGCCGAGGATGAGATTCACCTGTTCTATAGCGAAGACGGGCAGGATCTCCCCTTGTTTAAAGGAACGGTCAGCCATGTTGCGCTATCCCATATCCAGGGCGTCCATCAGGTGGTCATTGAAGGCGTTAGCAGTTCTTATCAGATGGATATTGAAAAAAAGAAGCGTTCCTTTCCCGAGGCGAATCAAACCTATCCGGAACTCGTGTCCAAAGTCATGCAGGATTATCCGAATAGCGATGCTTTACCTAGCGCCGGTGAACAGGGGGCCGTAGGCGACGCCATCTTGCAGTACGATGAAACGGACTGGGAGCTGCTCAAGCGGCTGGCCAGCCGCTTACAGGCGGTTATCGTATGTGATATATTGGAAGCAGCAGGGCCGAAAATCTACTTTGGTATGCCTCAGGGAACCGCCCGTACCCTGCCCGAAGGCACAGCGTATACCGCTCGCAAAAACTTAACCGCCTACAAGCGGGCTGGGGGAGTCGAAGCCGGACTGCATGATACTGACTTTTTTGAGTATGAAGTCGAGACAGGAGAACGTTACGCGATTGGGGATCAGGTTCGATATCTGAACAAGGACATGATCGTCAGCGGCGTGGCGGCGCGGATGGATAAAGGAGTACTGCGGTTCACCTATACGCTGTCCCGCCCGGAGGGCGTCCGCAGTCTGGAGCTGGGAAATGCGCGGATGGCGGGCCTGTCGCTAGAAGGCGAAGTGCTGGACGTTCGGGGAGAAGAAGTGAAGCTGCGGCTGGACATTGACAAGGACGACGGCAAAGCCGATCCGTACTGGTACCCGTTCGCACCGGTGACGGGAAGCGCGATGTACAGCATGCCAAAGCCCGGGACCAAGGCGAGCCTGTATTTTCCGAATGCGCAAGGGTCGCGGGCGATGATCGTGAGCGCGGTGCGGACGAACGGGGAAGGTTGCGCCAAGACAGGGGACCCGAACAACCGTTATTTCGGAACCGAGCACGGGAGCGAGCTGAAGCTGGCGCCGGACATGATCCAGATAATGGGCGATCCGGGCGGAACGCTGCAGCTGAGCCTAAGCGATGCCACGGGAGTGGAGCTGAAAAGCCCAAAGAAGCTGACGCTGACGGCCGGGAAAGAACTAACGTTGTTCACGCCAAAGAAAATAACGATCCGCAGCACCAGCCTGATTATGGCGTACCAAAAAGGAGCGAAAGCCGGACTATCGGTAGAGAATGAATACCATCTGCTGGGAACGACGGTGCAGGCGAAGGGAAGCGACCAAACCAGCTATCCGCCATTTGATGATGAGCCGAAGGCAGCCGAACCGCCGCCTCCGCCTCCGCCGGAGCCGTTCAATTGGGGGAAGCTGCTGAAAAATGTGGCGATTGGACTGGCTGTAGTAGCGGCCGTAACGGCGGTGGCGGTGCTGTCGGTGGCAACCCTGGGTACGGCGACGATGGTCATGGTGGGAGTCGGCGCGGCCGTGGCGGGAAGCTTGGCCGTGGGCAGCAAGGCGGTCTCGGATATCCGGCGGGGCGAAGTGAGCAGCATGCTCGACTATGCCACAACGGGATTGCGGGAAGCAAGCATCGGAGCGGTGTGCGGAGCGATCTTCGGGCCGTTCGGAACGGGAGGAACGCTGCTAACACGGATGGCCGCGGGCGGAGCGGACGGCGCATTCAGCAGCGCGGTCAGCCAGCTGATGTCGGGAGAGAAGGTCAACTGGGGAGAAGTTGCCCTCGCGGGCGGAATAGGATTTGCCATGGCAGGGCTGCTGGATGCGGAGGTGCTGGGAGCCATCGGCACGGGGATCGGCAAGATCGGCGGAAAAGCATCTGCGTGGGTCAAAGATGGATTCTCCAGCGTGATGAACGGGTTCGGCAAAGCGGTGCAGAAGCTGAAAAATGCAGGCAGCGAACTGGCAGGTACGATAAGCCGCGGCTCCAGTTATTTAAATCCGAAGAATTATCAGTTACAGGAGTTCGCATTCGTAGGCGGTCCCTCGGGAGGCTTCCGGTTTGCAAAGGTTGGGGATGAGCCTTTGGTGGGAAGTGCCGGAAGAGGGACCAAAGGGTCGGGTGGCGGTACACCTCCGAAACCAAATAAACCGCCAGAGAAACCTCTGGAAGCTGGGGGGACGGGTAATGTTCCTGAGGGTTATTATCAAGATGCGAGTGGAAGATGGCACCGTCCTGACGGGGGTTATGCAAGTAACAAAGAAGTGGGTTTACCTGAACCAAATGGCCTTACAAAGCGTTTAGAATATATGGGTGATACGCCTGGAAAAAACTCTAGAACAGGTAAAGAAGTAATAGAGCGAATGAAAAATGAAGTTCCACCAAAAATTCGGGCAACACGTGATGGTGAAATGGAGTTTATGGCAAGTGATGGAAAGTGGTATCCTCTAGATCAAGCAGATATGGCTCATCTAACTGACGCTGTCTCGTGGTGGAACAGTACGGGGAGATATTATGGTACAAAGTCCCCAGAGGTCAGGGAATGGATGCTTGACTCCAATAATTATGTGTTAGATCATTATAGTTTGAACCGATCCGCAGGTGCGAAGTTAAATGAAACCTACTTGCCACCAGATAAATAA
- a CDS encoding DUF4280 domain-containing protein: protein MSSLEAYIVRGATMRCQYGTHARKINLPVSHGAYYKGKPLMNQGDYKPENVPHFGICASPSNPSGETIYLVSEQGETIQGKPCLPVITACWNQTKADMLVGDQPALTSASYLICQHLPEGCIYFEKTGQEDE, encoded by the coding sequence ATGTCAAGTCTGGAAGCTTACATCGTACGCGGCGCGACCATGCGCTGCCAGTACGGAACGCATGCGCGGAAGATTAACCTGCCGGTCAGCCACGGCGCCTATTACAAAGGAAAGCCTTTGATGAACCAAGGGGATTATAAGCCGGAGAACGTGCCTCATTTCGGCATTTGCGCCAGTCCATCGAACCCGAGCGGCGAGACGATTTATTTGGTGTCGGAACAAGGGGAGACGATTCAAGGCAAACCTTGCCTGCCGGTGATTACGGCCTGCTGGAATCAGACGAAAGCGGATATGCTTGTTGGGGATCAGCCGGCGCTGACCAGCGCGTCTTACCTGATCTGCCAGCATTTGCCCGAGGGCTGCATTTATTTTGAAAAGACGGGCCAGGAAGATGAATAG